The following are encoded together in the Candidatus Hydrogenedentota bacterium genome:
- the nrdR gene encoding transcriptional regulator NrdR, whose protein sequence is MRCPFCNHTEGKVVDSRSSKEGDSIRRRRECLKCGRRFTTYERIEEVAQMVIKKDGRREAFDRWKIKSGILKACEKRPVSLEQIESLIDDVERSLFNSTDNEVSTATIGSAVMDRLKDIDQVAYVRFASVYRQFKDLNEFMDELKGLLV, encoded by the coding sequence ATGCGTTGTCCATTCTGCAATCACACGGAAGGAAAGGTTGTGGATTCCCGTTCGTCCAAAGAGGGCGATTCGATCCGGCGCCGCCGCGAGTGTTTGAAATGCGGCCGCCGTTTCACCACGTACGAGCGCATTGAAGAGGTCGCGCAGATGGTGATTAAGAAGGATGGGCGCCGGGAAGCCTTTGACCGGTGGAAGATCAAGAGCGGCATCCTTAAAGCGTGTGAAAAGCGGCCAGTTAGCCTCGAACAAATCGAGTCGCTCATCGACGATGTCGAGCGGTCGCTGTTCAACTCGACCGACAACGAGGTTTCGACCGCGACGATTGGAAGCGCCGTGATGGACCGTCTTAAGGATATTGACCAGGTGGCATATGTCCGGTTTGCCTCGGTGTACCGCCAGTTCAAGGATCTCAACGAGTTTATGGACGAGCTGAAGGGCCTTCTGGTTTAG
- a CDS encoding ATP-binding protein, whose translation METLKLLVCDDEMGMRMGVARALRDFSVDIPDVDESVRFEVDQAESGEEALQKINTAPPQILLLDLKLPGISGLDVLQELHKKDIETLTVMITAYASIETAVRATKQGAYDFLAKPFTPTELKNTVTKASKQLMVARHARKLAQEKRQVRFQFISVLAHELKAPINAVEGYLNVLHDGTVNDRPEVVAQIVYRCLDRIHGMRKMIGDLLDLTRIESGQKKRDIERVDVRRLALRAIETMTPDAKARSIEMQLHADGDFPLWADNAEIEIILNNLVSNAVKYNKDNGRVDVYFTRDDGGITIAVKDTGIGISKEEAAKLFKDFVRIKNAGTSGILGSGLGLSIVKKLVLLYEGNVKVESEPGEGSRFTVVLKDAHPAGQTAKQTAPETQPAQQRQ comes from the coding sequence ATGGAGACACTGAAACTCCTCGTTTGCGACGATGAAATGGGAATGCGTATGGGAGTCGCCCGTGCGTTGCGCGATTTTAGCGTCGACATACCTGACGTCGATGAATCCGTCCGGTTCGAGGTGGACCAAGCAGAGTCCGGCGAGGAAGCGCTGCAGAAGATCAACACGGCCCCTCCCCAGATTCTCCTGCTGGACCTCAAGCTTCCGGGCATCAGCGGGCTGGATGTCCTTCAAGAGCTTCACAAGAAAGATATCGAGACCCTCACCGTCATGATCACGGCCTATGCCTCGATCGAAACGGCCGTTCGGGCAACTAAACAAGGGGCTTACGATTTTCTCGCGAAACCGTTCACCCCGACGGAACTGAAAAATACCGTCACAAAAGCATCGAAGCAACTCATGGTGGCGCGGCACGCCCGAAAACTGGCCCAGGAAAAGCGCCAGGTGCGTTTCCAGTTTATCTCCGTCCTGGCACACGAACTCAAGGCCCCCATCAATGCGGTCGAAGGCTACTTGAACGTCCTGCACGACGGAACTGTGAATGACAGGCCCGAAGTCGTCGCACAGATTGTCTATCGCTGCCTGGACCGGATCCACGGCATGCGCAAAATGATTGGCGACCTCCTCGATCTCACGCGCATCGAATCGGGCCAGAAAAAGCGTGACATCGAGCGCGTAGACGTGCGCCGCCTCGCCTTGAGGGCCATCGAAACCATGACCCCCGACGCCAAGGCCCGCAGCATTGAGATGCAACTGCATGCCGACGGCGATTTCCCCCTGTGGGCCGACAACGCCGAAATCGAGATCATTCTCAACAACCTGGTCTCTAATGCCGTCAAGTACAACAAAGACAACGGCCGCGTCGACGTCTATTTCACTCGAGATGACGGCGGCATCACCATTGCCGTCAAAGACACCGGCATCGGGATATCCAAAGAAGAAGCCGCCAAGCTGTTCAAGGATTTCGTCCGTATCAAGAATGCCGGCACCTCGGGCATCCTGGGCAGCGGCCTGGGGCTATCGATCGTCAAGAAACTCGTGCTCCTGTACGAAGGAAATGTGAAGGTCGAGAGCGAACCCGGCGAAGGGTCGCGGTTCACGGTCGTCCTGAAAGACGCCCACCCGGCCGGCCAGACCGCCAAACAGACTGCCCCCGAAACACAACCCGCGCAGCAGCGGCAATGA
- a CDS encoding [Fe-Fe] hydrogenase large subunit C-terminal domain-containing protein yields MRNAANIPLVTTVKERCRVCFTCVRECPARAIRIAEGQAEVISGRCIGCGNCVRVCSQNAKRVLDSTKEVEDLLEGDSPVAAIIAPSFPVEFTECSYEMVVGMVRALGFDYVVEVSFGADLVADRYRKLIDSNANKRFIATTCPAIVAFVQRYQPQLVDSLAPIVSPMIATARMLHQRHGNGLKVVFIGPCIAKKGEIASEELPDDVQSALTFTELRAMLTRRNITPESVEPSEFDLPHARYGALFPISRGLLQAAGISENLVEGNVAVADGRIDFPEAISEFAAGYFDVRLLETLACKGCIMGPGTTSQEPQYVRRCRVSRHVQRRTARIDEAQWSAAMREFNTLDLSRTYTPDDQRIPIPSESELREIMKNMGKFSPGDELNCGACGYETCREHAIAIYKGLAETEMCLPHTIDQLATTVHDLNVSNEKLAEARSALMQSEKLASMGQLAAGIAHELNNPLGIVLMYAHIMKDEFGNNPQMTEDLSMISEHADRCKKIVAGLLNFARQNQVIFESADICDVIERVLRANGIPDNVEVRFERELTDPMADIDRDQMTQVLTNLVGNAVAAMPDGGTLVIRITGDDTRVHFSIIDSGTGIPKENLSRIFDPFFTTKQLGVGTGLGLAVTYGIVKMHRGDIQVESNSDPAKGPTGTTFTVSLPRHAQGFSVTATAGDMASQNNEELLGA; encoded by the coding sequence ATGAGAAACGCCGCAAACATACCGCTCGTTACGACGGTTAAAGAACGGTGCCGCGTCTGCTTCACCTGTGTACGCGAGTGCCCCGCAAGAGCTATCCGCATCGCCGAGGGGCAAGCCGAGGTCATTTCCGGGCGCTGCATCGGTTGCGGCAACTGCGTGCGGGTCTGCAGCCAAAACGCAAAACGGGTTCTCGACTCGACGAAAGAAGTCGAGGACCTGCTCGAGGGCGACTCGCCCGTTGCCGCCATCATCGCCCCGAGTTTCCCTGTGGAATTCACCGAATGCAGTTACGAAATGGTCGTCGGTATGGTGCGGGCATTGGGTTTCGACTACGTTGTGGAGGTTTCGTTCGGAGCCGACCTCGTGGCGGACCGCTACCGCAAGCTGATCGACTCGAACGCAAATAAGCGCTTCATCGCCACCACGTGCCCCGCTATCGTGGCGTTTGTGCAACGTTATCAACCGCAGTTGGTGGATTCCCTCGCCCCCATCGTTTCCCCAATGATCGCCACGGCGCGCATGTTGCATCAACGGCACGGAAACGGGCTCAAAGTCGTATTCATCGGCCCCTGCATCGCCAAGAAAGGGGAAATTGCCAGCGAGGAATTGCCCGACGATGTGCAGAGCGCCCTGACGTTCACCGAGTTGCGCGCCATGCTCACCCGGCGCAACATCACGCCAGAATCGGTCGAGCCAAGCGAGTTTGATCTGCCCCATGCGCGGTACGGCGCCCTGTTTCCCATCAGCCGGGGCCTGCTTCAAGCCGCGGGCATCTCCGAAAACCTCGTGGAAGGCAACGTCGCCGTCGCCGACGGCCGCATAGATTTCCCGGAAGCTATCAGCGAGTTCGCAGCCGGATACTTTGACGTGCGGCTGCTCGAAACGCTCGCATGCAAGGGATGCATCATGGGGCCCGGCACCACAAGCCAGGAGCCTCAATACGTCCGCCGGTGCCGTGTCAGCCGGCATGTCCAGCGCCGCACGGCGCGAATCGACGAAGCCCAGTGGTCGGCCGCAATGCGGGAATTCAACACGCTGGATCTCAGCCGTACCTACACACCGGACGATCAACGCATCCCCATACCCTCGGAATCCGAACTGAGGGAGATCATGAAGAACATGGGGAAGTTCTCGCCCGGCGACGAATTGAATTGCGGCGCGTGCGGGTACGAGACATGCCGCGAACATGCCATCGCAATCTACAAGGGCCTGGCCGAAACCGAGATGTGCTTGCCCCACACCATTGACCAGCTCGCGACAACCGTCCACGACCTCAATGTCTCGAATGAAAAGCTCGCGGAGGCGCGTTCCGCCCTCATGCAGTCCGAAAAACTGGCCAGCATGGGGCAACTCGCCGCGGGCATCGCCCATGAGCTGAATAACCCTCTCGGCATCGTCCTCATGTATGCACACATCATGAAGGACGAGTTCGGCAATAACCCTCAAATGACGGAAGATCTCTCCATGATCTCGGAACACGCCGACCGCTGTAAGAAGATCGTGGCAGGACTGCTGAATTTCGCCCGCCAGAATCAGGTCATCTTCGAATCGGCCGACATCTGCGACGTGATCGAGCGCGTCTTGAGGGCCAACGGCATTCCCGACAATGTCGAGGTGCGGTTTGAGCGGGAACTCACCGATCCTATGGCCGATATCGACCGCGACCAGATGACTCAGGTGCTCACGAATCTGGTCGGCAACGCCGTGGCGGCGATGCCGGACGGCGGAACGCTCGTCATACGCATCACCGGCGACGACACCCGTGTGCACTTCAGTATCATCGACAGCGGCACGGGAATTCCAAAAGAGAACCTCTCGCGAATCTTCGACCCGTTCTTTACCACTAAACAGTTAGGGGTGGGAACCGGACTGGGTCTCGCCGTTACGTACGGCATCGTCAAGATGCATCGGGGCGATATCCAGGTCGAGTCGAATTCCGACCCGGCCAAAGGACCCACGGGAACGACTTTTACGGTTTCGCTGCCCAGACACGCCCAGGGCTTCAGCGTAACGGCAACGGCCGGGGACATGGCTTCCCAAAACAACGAGGAGCTGTTGGGCGCCTGA
- the nrdD gene encoding anaerobic ribonucleoside-triphosphate reductase: MTEQTEHDNTPDRPRVDAAREGAYDEQLRFDSPLMRPPSLIRMVIKRDGREEAFDKGKIAAAIFRAAETVGEGDRDRAESLASGVTIYLSKRFEGRVPTVGQVQDAVEKVLLEMGHAKTALAFARHRRKRTRVTKLRQSDLQSLIDEFDEVQWEQRLRDETHEGALFVRTSNDTLSGWDRSRIVDALVRETRLDRGRAETIAEEVEAQILSAGVGPLTTALVRELVDAKLAEHGLEEFRRRHMRIGVPLYDAERIICMPGETERVSRQDPEITDRLLAQRVKREYALTQVFSERVVDAHVFGDIHLGGLGYVDRLHGFTAPLEMVARYGSGLPGASGAAAPPADIETFLVQLGRFRTHVDAHFSGPVTWEMPHAYLSPFLDGADEEGLRRAAHILLFVLGAEASERAATPELSLSWGIPRHLAHRRAVGPARVAEGSTYRDYEMAAKRFLDEILGVYLQSHSTSLPLPRFVAGAGFFAEHGYRDILVRVAETAMAHGFFEIEFDRGGDWDAVHGISSGRAVAQAVNLNLARMAFRSGDETALLDNLDSLVDVAAQAHQEKCAFLERVAALRALGPLVFLGESSGRPALAEPSRAAYAIAVDGLNECVEAFCGHGLHESRHALELGLRILARLVEACGTARERTGIPIVPAQARYESSIRRFAALDLRPFPEEARRVAKSDPITQDIHYTVGARLTQRIPCTPGERAMLEGAMQELVPHGALTRVVLPDTDTAPEAVASFIEAVFYRSKARHLLLERPGLPSGLLPHE; this comes from the coding sequence ATGACCGAACAGACCGAGCACGATAATACCCCGGACCGCCCGCGGGTAGATGCCGCGCGCGAGGGGGCTTACGACGAACAACTTCGTTTTGACTCCCCCCTTATGCGGCCGCCGTCGCTGATTCGGATGGTTATCAAGCGCGATGGCCGGGAAGAAGCCTTCGACAAGGGCAAGATCGCCGCAGCCATTTTCCGGGCCGCCGAGACGGTCGGCGAGGGGGACCGCGACCGGGCCGAGAGCTTGGCGTCGGGCGTCACGATTTACCTCAGCAAACGGTTCGAGGGACGTGTTCCCACGGTCGGGCAAGTCCAGGACGCCGTGGAAAAAGTGCTTCTGGAAATGGGACACGCGAAGACGGCGCTTGCATTCGCTCGTCACCGCCGCAAACGCACGCGCGTAACAAAACTTCGTCAGAGCGATCTGCAATCCCTTATTGACGAGTTCGACGAGGTTCAGTGGGAACAGCGTCTTCGCGACGAGACGCATGAGGGCGCTCTGTTCGTGCGCACGAGCAACGACACGCTCTCGGGATGGGATCGCTCGCGAATCGTGGACGCCCTGGTGCGTGAGACGCGGCTGGACCGCGGCCGTGCGGAGACGATCGCCGAGGAGGTGGAAGCCCAGATCCTGTCTGCCGGGGTTGGGCCTTTGACGACGGCCCTGGTCCGGGAGCTTGTCGACGCTAAGCTGGCAGAACACGGGTTGGAGGAGTTTCGGCGGCGTCACATGCGGATAGGCGTTCCCCTCTATGATGCGGAGCGCATCATCTGCATGCCCGGCGAGACGGAACGCGTCAGCCGGCAGGATCCTGAGATTACGGACCGTCTTCTGGCGCAGCGCGTAAAGCGCGAGTACGCCCTCACGCAGGTGTTCTCCGAGCGCGTGGTTGATGCGCATGTGTTTGGAGACATCCACCTGGGCGGCCTTGGCTATGTGGACCGGCTGCACGGTTTCACCGCGCCGCTCGAAATGGTCGCGCGTTACGGTTCGGGACTCCCCGGCGCCTCCGGGGCGGCCGCTCCTCCCGCCGATATCGAGACATTCCTGGTTCAGCTGGGCCGGTTTCGGACGCACGTGGACGCCCATTTTTCAGGTCCGGTCACGTGGGAAATGCCGCATGCGTACCTGAGCCCTTTTCTGGACGGGGCTGATGAGGAGGGCCTGCGCCGCGCGGCGCATATTCTGCTTTTCGTTCTCGGGGCAGAAGCGTCTGAACGTGCGGCTACACCCGAGCTTAGCTTGAGCTGGGGCATTCCCCGCCATCTCGCCCACCGGCGCGCCGTTGGTCCGGCCAGGGTGGCCGAGGGCAGCACGTATCGCGACTACGAGATGGCGGCGAAACGGTTTCTGGACGAGATTCTGGGGGTTTACCTGCAGTCCCATTCGACCAGTCTGCCGCTTCCCCGGTTTGTTGCGGGGGCCGGCTTTTTTGCTGAGCACGGGTACAGGGACATTCTGGTTCGCGTGGCTGAGACTGCCATGGCGCATGGTTTTTTTGAAATCGAGTTTGACCGGGGCGGTGATTGGGATGCGGTGCATGGCATCTCTTCTGGGAGAGCCGTGGCGCAGGCGGTTAATTTGAACCTGGCGCGGATGGCGTTTCGTTCGGGGGATGAGACAGCCCTTCTGGACAACCTGGACTCGCTTGTGGATGTTGCGGCGCAGGCGCATCAAGAGAAATGCGCCTTTCTGGAACGCGTTGCGGCACTGCGGGCGCTCGGGCCGCTGGTGTTCCTTGGGGAGAGCTCGGGCCGTCCGGCGTTGGCGGAGCCGTCAAGGGCTGCGTATGCCATAGCGGTGGATGGGCTTAACGAATGCGTGGAGGCCTTCTGTGGGCACGGGCTTCACGAGTCCAGGCATGCGCTGGAGTTGGGCCTGCGCATTCTGGCGCGTCTGGTTGAAGCGTGCGGCACCGCACGCGAGCGGACGGGTATACCGATTGTGCCGGCTCAGGCGCGTTACGAGTCGTCCATTCGGCGCTTTGCGGCGTTGGATCTGCGCCCGTTTCCAGAGGAAGCGCGGCGCGTCGCAAAGAGCGACCCGATCACCCAGGATATCCACTATACCGTCGGCGCGCGCTTGACGCAGCGAATCCCCTGTACGCCGGGGGAGCGCGCCATGCTGGAAGGCGCGATGCAGGAGTTGGTTCCCCACGGGGCGCTCACGCGGGTCGTGTTGCCGGACACGGACACGGCCCCCGAAGCGGTAGCCAGCTTTATCGAAGCCGTTTTCTACCGTTCAAAGGCGCGCCACCTGCTTCTGGAACGTCCGGGCCTTCCTTCGGGGCTGCTTCCGCACGAGTGA
- a CDS encoding response regulator produces MNDEKKTILVVDDDEDFLFQQKVQLEAAGYAVITAGGSKEARKLLRTNKPDMAVIDLMMEEMDAGFTLCREIKNVYPGCPVVICTGVTSETGMEFDAATDEERAWIKADALLDKPVRFEQLQREIKRLVR; encoded by the coding sequence ATGAACGACGAAAAAAAGACCATCTTGGTAGTGGACGACGATGAGGACTTTCTGTTCCAGCAGAAAGTCCAGCTGGAAGCCGCGGGATACGCCGTGATCACAGCGGGCGGCTCGAAAGAAGCCCGCAAGCTCCTTCGAACCAACAAACCCGATATGGCCGTGATCGACCTCATGATGGAGGAAATGGACGCGGGGTTTACCCTGTGCCGGGAAATCAAGAACGTCTATCCGGGTTGCCCTGTGGTCATCTGCACAGGCGTCACCAGTGAAACCGGCATGGAGTTCGATGCCGCCACGGACGAAGAGCGGGCATGGATCAAGGCCGACGCGCTCCTCGACAAGCCCGTCCGCTTCGAGCAGCTCCAGCGCGAAATCAAACGACTGGTCCGTTAA
- the rsmD gene encoding 16S rRNA (guanine(966)-N(2))-methyltransferase RsmD: MRVIAGEAKGTRLIVPKGPHVRPSLDKLRESLFSILVDRLPGARFLDLYAGSGANGIEALSRGASHAVFVDKDIRFVRENLRKTRLMTRAECIQANLPGGVGKLNERFPFDIIFADPPFKLSDFDRLLALIGERKLLKAGGTIVLEHSSRAPLEDTLGPFHKVRDRSYGESQLSFYLDASPSIC; this comes from the coding sequence ATGCGAGTAATTGCGGGTGAAGCGAAGGGGACACGGCTGATTGTTCCCAAAGGGCCCCATGTACGTCCCTCGCTGGACAAACTTCGCGAGAGTCTGTTCAGCATATTGGTGGATCGGCTTCCGGGGGCCCGTTTTCTGGATTTGTACGCGGGTTCGGGGGCGAACGGCATTGAGGCGTTGAGCCGGGGCGCCTCGCACGCGGTTTTCGTTGACAAGGATATCCGTTTCGTGCGTGAGAACTTACGCAAGACGCGCCTTATGACGCGCGCGGAATGCATTCAGGCGAATCTGCCGGGAGGGGTTGGAAAGCTGAATGAACGCTTCCCGTTCGATATCATCTTTGCGGATCCTCCGTTCAAGCTGAGCGATTTTGACCGTCTTCTTGCGCTTATAGGGGAGCGGAAATTGTTGAAGGCGGGGGGAACGATAGTGCTCGAGCATTCCTCGAGGGCCCCGCTCGAGGACACTTTGGGGCCATTCCACAAGGTGCGTGACCGGTCATACGGCGAAAGCCAGTTGTCGTTCTATCTTGACGCTTCCCCGTCGATTTGTTAA
- a CDS encoding glycoside hydrolase family 130 protein has protein sequence MANETVFRRYEHNPVVTPAAVPSANSIFNSAVVPFGSGFAGVFRVDSIRMEAGLHTGFSNDGLKWQLEEHPILFECPDPEGPEPNADGRFQYDPRITPIDGAYYVTWCHYPDGPQGGHAPAIGLAQTRDFRRFQLIDANIAYLNRNGVLFPRKINGAYSMLHRPSDLGHTPFGDIYYATSPDLVHWGRHRFVFGPRGGWQSTKVGAGPAPIETDEGWLLIYHGVRTSCSGYVYSVGAAILDLEKPWHVRYRTRSYLLAPTEPYERVGDVPSVVFPCAAIIDENKRVTLYYGAADTVLAVAYANLDDIIAFTKENSF, from the coding sequence ATGGCCAACGAAACGGTCTTTCGCCGTTATGAACACAACCCTGTCGTCACACCCGCTGCCGTGCCAAGCGCCAACTCGATCTTCAACAGCGCGGTTGTTCCTTTCGGCAGCGGTTTCGCGGGGGTATTCCGCGTCGACTCAATACGTATGGAGGCGGGCCTGCACACCGGCTTCAGTAACGACGGCCTGAAGTGGCAGCTCGAAGAGCACCCAATCCTGTTCGAGTGCCCGGACCCCGAAGGGCCCGAGCCGAATGCTGACGGCCGTTTCCAGTACGACCCGCGCATCACGCCGATAGATGGCGCCTACTACGTGACATGGTGCCACTACCCCGATGGACCCCAGGGCGGGCACGCCCCGGCCATCGGCCTCGCCCAGACCCGTGATTTTCGCAGGTTCCAACTCATCGATGCGAACATCGCCTACCTCAACCGCAACGGCGTGCTTTTTCCCCGCAAGATCAACGGCGCCTATTCCATGCTGCACCGTCCGAGCGACCTCGGCCATACCCCCTTCGGCGACATCTACTACGCCACAAGCCCGGACCTCGTCCACTGGGGTCGCCACCGGTTCGTGTTTGGCCCTCGCGGAGGGTGGCAGAGCACAAAGGTAGGCGCAGGACCCGCACCCATTGAAACAGACGAGGGGTGGCTCCTCATCTACCACGGCGTTCGAACAAGCTGCTCGGGCTACGTCTACAGCGTCGGCGCGGCGATCCTCGACCTCGAGAAACCCTGGCATGTCCGGTACCGCACACGGTCCTATCTCCTCGCCCCCACAGAACCCTATGAGCGCGTAGGCGACGTGCCGAGCGTGGTCTTCCCCTGCGCCGCCATCATCGACGAGAACAAGCGCGTGACCCTCTACTACGGCGCCGCGGATACCGTCCTGGCCGTCGCCTATGCAAATCTGGACGATATCATCGCCTTCACCAAGGAAAACAGCTTTTAA
- a CDS encoding LemA family protein encodes MPPVALALPAAVIIFILLCIVAMYNGLVRIRNHCDEAWADVETELKRRYDLIPNVVNTVKGYAAHERELLEQVVRLREECAQNWGSPSQQADSEQRLQSALHGLLARVENYPDLKASASFLALQEELANTENRIQAARRFYNGNVRDNNNRVHTLPSAIIAGMFGFTEREYFKLEEPAMAEPPAVSL; translated from the coding sequence ATGCCCCCTGTCGCCCTGGCTCTTCCCGCAGCCGTCATCATCTTCATCTTGCTGTGCATCGTGGCGATGTACAACGGCCTCGTGCGTATCCGCAATCACTGCGACGAAGCCTGGGCGGATGTGGAAACCGAGTTGAAACGCCGCTACGACCTCATTCCCAACGTGGTGAACACCGTGAAGGGCTATGCCGCCCATGAACGCGAGCTTCTCGAGCAGGTCGTGCGTCTGAGAGAGGAATGTGCCCAAAACTGGGGCTCCCCCAGCCAACAGGCGGATTCCGAACAACGACTGCAATCCGCCCTGCACGGGCTGCTCGCCCGAGTCGAGAACTATCCCGACCTCAAAGCAAGCGCCAGTTTCCTCGCGTTGCAGGAAGAACTCGCAAACACCGAGAACCGGATTCAGGCCGCGCGCAGGTTCTACAACGGGAATGTCCGCGACAACAACAACCGTGTCCACACGCTCCCCTCGGCAATCATCGCGGGCATGTTCGGGTTCACGGAGCGCGAATACTTCAAGCTCGAGGAACCGGCCATGGCAGAGCCGCCTGCGGTCAGCCTGTGA
- a CDS encoding PilT/PilU family type 4a pilus ATPase: MAEHIIGIGGERSISELSTVAERELSRAEGHPKKIKLRADNHEIVAERADYESPFKTFCLRARLEDSKFRGLKELLSSLPERYALSQDDGWHVLQWQIPSDEAQEACDAEFKKIAATVQLPEVWRVQGTDFRVERLSVQLLFQAMVQYKASDVHLFPGSPPVFRVDNKIQESKITSPLSGHQIRSLIREIAGDRYWEEFERDFQTSFNYHQAGLGYSRVSAFIKSDAPHCTFRFLPEKIPSFSDLNVPADTMVQLGRMHHGLVLITGMTGSGKTTTMAALVDWINSNKSVHILCIENPMEYVHTNKRAIVSQRSTGADVRNFFEAVTGALRHDPDVIVIGEMRDPDTIRSAINAAATGHLVLSTLHSNTASEVVNRVVSFFDPVERDLVKLQLRDCVRCIICQRLVPRIGGGRVPTLEFMFNDIKPITDAIIAGNTDALRIGMQQTVGHSFLFEEYLHKLYKKNIISLENAREFATDVSILDQMLMGTYSVPRLDSIKAAH; encoded by the coding sequence ATGGCAGAGCACATTATTGGCATAGGGGGGGAACGAAGTATTTCGGAGTTGAGTACCGTGGCCGAACGCGAACTCAGCCGCGCGGAAGGCCACCCCAAGAAGATTAAACTGCGCGCGGATAATCACGAGATTGTTGCGGAGCGCGCCGATTACGAAAGCCCATTCAAGACATTCTGCCTGCGTGCCCGCCTTGAGGATTCTAAGTTTCGAGGCCTTAAAGAGTTATTGTCATCTTTGCCGGAGCGTTACGCACTTTCCCAAGACGATGGCTGGCATGTTCTGCAGTGGCAGATTCCTTCCGATGAGGCCCAAGAGGCGTGCGATGCGGAATTCAAGAAGATCGCCGCGACGGTGCAATTGCCTGAGGTCTGGCGGGTTCAGGGAACGGATTTCCGCGTCGAGCGGCTGAGTGTTCAGCTTCTGTTTCAGGCCATGGTGCAATACAAGGCAAGTGACGTGCATCTGTTTCCGGGCTCGCCCCCCGTCTTTCGGGTAGACAACAAGATACAGGAGTCCAAGATCACGAGCCCGCTCTCGGGCCACCAGATACGGAGCCTGATTCGCGAGATTGCTGGTGACCGGTATTGGGAAGAGTTCGAACGCGATTTTCAGACCAGCTTTAACTACCACCAAGCCGGGCTCGGGTACTCCCGCGTATCGGCGTTCATCAAGAGCGACGCGCCTCATTGTACGTTTCGTTTCCTGCCGGAAAAGATACCGTCGTTTTCGGACCTTAACGTGCCGGCGGATACGATGGTGCAATTGGGCCGTATGCATCACGGACTGGTGCTGATCACGGGGATGACCGGCAGTGGGAAGACCACCACCATGGCAGCCCTCGTCGACTGGATAAATTCCAATAAGTCCGTACATATCCTGTGTATCGAAAACCCCATGGAATATGTGCACACGAACAAGCGCGCCATTGTGTCGCAGCGCAGCACAGGGGCGGACGTTCGCAATTTCTTTGAGGCGGTGACCGGGGCGTTGCGTCACGATCCCGATGTGATCGTAATCGGTGAGATGCGTGACCCGGACACGATTCGCTCGGCGATCAACGCGGCGGCGACCGGCCACCTTGTGCTGAGCACCTTGCACTCGAACACGGCTTCGGAAGTAGTCAACCGGGTCGTGAGTTTCTTCGACCCGGTGGAACGCGATCTGGTCAAACTTCAGCTGCGCGATTGTGTTCGGTGTATTATCTGCCAGCGTCTGGTCCCTCGCATAGGAGGGGGGCGCGTGCCGACTCTCGAGTTCATGTTCAACGACATTAAACCCATTACCGATGCCATTATTGCGGGAAATACCGATGCCCTGCGCATTGGCATGCAGCAAACGGTGGGGCATTCGTTTCTTTTTGAGGAATACCTCCACAAGCTCTACAAGAAGAACATCATAAGTCTCGAGAACGCCCGTGAATTCGCCACCGACGTAAGCATCCTTGACCAGATGCTCATGGGCACCTACTCGGTTCCTCGGCTTGACTCGATCAAGGCAGCGCATTGA